A window of the Tachysurus fulvidraco isolate hzauxx_2018 chromosome 6, HZAU_PFXX_2.0, whole genome shotgun sequence genome harbors these coding sequences:
- the nfe2l2a gene encoding nuclear factor erythroid 2-related factor 2a has product MLEIELPKMLPCQQDMDLIDILWRQDIDLGAGREVFDFSYRQKEVQLQRQKELEEEKRQQIVREKEKALLAQLQLDEETGEFVPRPTPVNNTLTQANTAPTEITQNVAFTEQDGEAMSFDECMQLLAETFPLVEPAEAAPPCMGPSIPPCTDNTHLMMPGEIPLLTQNPLLPGPMDQTWMDLQHCLNIQEILDMSGYVNPAQPANVQESNYSQYLPKLSDVTTGTADMCPPKFMNTYDAAFSNVNQINLKTPDINESFGPDEFCDMFYPDLEAKVSSASLPCEGGNTEGQLDELPNAPLLNPMDMHSLSPGNFSTEKNEDMAEFPDSDSGLSLDASPKMSSPGKSLNSDGGVGFSDSDMDELESGAGSMESDYSDMFPLLFQSDSPQQSLQENSGVTLAQEDTVKHPKTEQAEASGYSKPPFTKDKQKRRLEARLTRDEERARALKIPFAVELIINLPVDDFNSLMGKHQLNEAQLALVRDIRRRGKNKVAAQNCRKRKMENIMGLEYELDSLKEEKERLMKEKSKNSSSLRDMKQQLSSLYLEVFSMLKDEQGKLYSPSDYSLQQTSDGNVFLVPRIKKTLVKSN; this is encoded by the exons ATGTTGGAGATTGAGCTTCCTAAAATGCTCCCGTGTCAACAG GATATGGATCTGATTGATATCCTGTGGAGGCAGGATATAGACCTGGGAGCAGGCAGAGAGGTGTTTGACTTCAGCTACAGGCAGAAGGAGGTGCAGTTGCAGCGGCAGAAGGAGctggaggaagagaagagacagCAGAtcgtgagagagaaagagaaggcgCTTCTCGCCCAGTTACAGCTTGATGAGGAGACAGGAGAGTTCGTGCCTCGTCCCACGCCTGTCAACAACACTTTGACACAGGCCAACACTGCACCTACTGAgatcacacag AATGTGGCGTTCACGGAACAAGATGGAGAAGCCATGTCATTTGACGAATGCATGCAGCTTCTGGCAGAGACGTTTCCTCTAGTGGAGCCAGCAGAG GCTGCTCCTCCTTGCATGGGTCCCTCCATTCCTCCCTGTACAGACAACACCCATCTCATGATGCCTGGAGAAATACCCCTGCTTACCCAGAATCCCCTGCTGCCAGGACCTATGGACCAGACCTGGATGGATCTGCAA cactGCCTGAACATCCAGGAGATCCTGGATATGTCTGGTTATGTAAACCCAGCCCAGCCTGCTAATGTACAGGAGTCCAACTACAGCCAGTATCTGCCTAAACTAAGTGATGTCACCACTGGGACTGCCGATATGTGCCCTCCGAAGTTCATGAACACCTACGATGCTGCTTTCAGCAACGTTAATCAGATAAACTTGAAAACGCCAGACATAAACGAAAGCTTTGGACCAGATGAATTCTGCGACATGTTCTACCCTGATCTGGAGGCTAAAGTGAGCAGTGCATCTCTTCCATGTGAAGGGGGAAACACAGAAGGACAGTTGGATGAGCTCCCAAATGCTCCTTTGCTCAATCCCATGGACATGCACAGCCTGTCTCCTGGAAATTtcagcacagaaaaaaatgaagatatGGCTGAATTCCCAGATTCAGATTCCGGTTTGTCTCTTGATGCCAGTCCAAAAATGAGCTCTCCTGGGAAGTCCCTGAACAGCGATGGTGGTGTTGGATTCAGTGACTCTGACATGGACGAGCTAGAGAGTGGTGCTGGGAGCATGGAATCTGATTATTCTGATATGTTTCCCCTGCTGTTTCAGAGTGACAGCCCTCAACAGTCACTTCAGGAGAATTCTGGTGTAACTCTGGCACAAGAGGATACTGTTAAACATCCAAAGACAGAGCAGGCAGAGGCGAGTGGATACTCCAAGCCACCCTTCACCAAAGACAAGCAGAAAAGGCGCTTAGAGGCGAGGCTCACGCGTGAcgaggagagagcaagagccTTGAAGATCCCATTCGCCGTGGAGCTGATCATCAACCTGCCAGTGGACGACTTTAACAGTTTGATGGGCAAGCATCAGTTGAACGAGGCACAGCTCGCACTTGTGCGTGACATTCGCCGGCGTGGCAAGAATAAGGTAGCAGCTCAAAACTGCCGCAAACGCAAGATGGAGAATATCATGGGCCTGGAGTATGAGCTGGACTCGCTCAAGGAGGAGAAGGAGCGTCTGATGAaggaaaagagcaaaaacagcagcagtCTAAGGGACATGAAACAACAGCTCAGCTCGCTGTATCTGGAGGTGTTCAGCATGCTGAAGGATGAGCAGGGGAAGCTCTATTCCCCCAGCGACTACTCCCTTCAGCAGACATCGGACGGCAACGTCTTCCTTGTCCCACGCATTAAAAAGACTCTTGTTAAGAGCAACTAG
- the hnrnpa3 gene encoding heterogeneous nuclear ribonucleoprotein A3 isoform X1 → MEGKESKEPEQLRKLFIGGLSFETTEDSLRAHFEQWGKLTDCVVMRDPGNKRSRGFGFVTYSCVTEVDAAMAARPHKVDGRVVEPKRAVSREDSNKPGAHLTVKKIFVGGIKEDTEEYHIREYFEQYGKIESIDIMEERSTGKKRGFCFVTFDDHDTVDKIVAQKYHTINSHNCEVRKALPKQEMQAVSNQRYRGDNFMGRGGNFGGGNFGRGSYGGGRGGYGGDGYDGFGGDGGNYGGGPGYGGGRGGFGGGPGYGHQGGGGGGYGGGYDNYNDGRNFGGNFGGGGGGNYNDFGNYGGQQSNYGPMKGNNYGGRNSGGPYGGGYGSGGGGGGGSYGSRRY, encoded by the exons ATGGAG GGTAAAGAGAGTAAAGAGCCAGAACAGCTGAGGAAGCTCTTCATTGGTGGTCTAAGCTTCGAGACAACCGAGGACAGTTTACGTGCACACTTTGAGCAATGGGGAAAGCTTACAGACTGTGTG GTGATGCGGGATCCAGGGAACAAGCGGTCACGGGGCTTTGGTTTTGTAACATACTCCTGTGTAACTGAAGTGGATGCAGCCATGGCAGCTCGACCACATAAAGTGGATGGTCGCGTTGTTGAACCGAAACGGGCAGTTTCCCGTGAG GACTCAAATAAACCAGGGGCCCACTTGACAGTGAAAAAGATCTTTGTTGGTGGGATTAAGGAGGACACTGAAGAATATCATATACGTGAATACTTTGAGCAGTATGGGAAGATTGAGAGCATTGACATTATGGAGGAGCGATCAACGGGGAAAAAGAGAGGGTTCTGTTTTGTAACGTTTGATGATCATGACACTGTGGATAAAATTGTAG CTCAGAAATACCACACCATAAACTCCCATAACTGTGAAGTCAGGAAAGCACTGCCTAAACAAGAAATGCAGGCAGTTTCTAACCAGAGGT ATCGCGGTGATAATTTCATGGGCAGAGGAGGCAATTTTGGAGGTGGCAACTTTGGTAGAG GTAGCTATGGAGGAGGCCGCGGAGGCTATGGAGGAGATGGCTATGATGGATTTGGTGGAGATG GTGGGAACTATGGAGGTGGCCCAGGTTATGGTGGTGGGCGTGGAGGATTTGGAGGAGGTCCTGGTTATGGTCAccagggaggaggaggaggtggataTGGTGGAGGATATGACAACTACAACGATGGACGCAACTTTGGCG GGAACtttggtggaggaggaggtggaaaCTACAATGACTTTGGGAATTATGGGGGGCAGCAGTCAAACTATGGCCCCATGAAGGGAAATAACTATGGAGGAAGGAACTCAGGTGGACCATATGGAG GTGGCTATGGTtcaggtggtggtggtggcggaGGCAGCTATGGATCAAGGCGATATTAA
- the hnrnpa3 gene encoding heterogeneous nuclear ribonucleoprotein A3 isoform X2: protein MRDPGNKRSRGFGFVTYSCVTEVDAAMAARPHKVDGRVVEPKRAVSREDSNKPGAHLTVKKIFVGGIKEDTEEYHIREYFEQYGKIESIDIMEERSTGKKRGFCFVTFDDHDTVDKIVAQKYHTINSHNCEVRKALPKQEMQAVSNQRYRGDNFMGRGGNFGGGNFGRGSYGGGRGGYGGDGYDGFGGDGGNYGGGPGYGGGRGGFGGGPGYGHQGGGGGGYGGGYDNYNDGRNFGGNFGGGGGGNYNDFGNYGGQQSNYGPMKGNNYGGRNSGGPYGGGYGSGGGGGGGSYGSRRY, encoded by the exons ATGCGGGATCCAGGGAACAAGCGGTCACGGGGCTTTGGTTTTGTAACATACTCCTGTGTAACTGAAGTGGATGCAGCCATGGCAGCTCGACCACATAAAGTGGATGGTCGCGTTGTTGAACCGAAACGGGCAGTTTCCCGTGAG GACTCAAATAAACCAGGGGCCCACTTGACAGTGAAAAAGATCTTTGTTGGTGGGATTAAGGAGGACACTGAAGAATATCATATACGTGAATACTTTGAGCAGTATGGGAAGATTGAGAGCATTGACATTATGGAGGAGCGATCAACGGGGAAAAAGAGAGGGTTCTGTTTTGTAACGTTTGATGATCATGACACTGTGGATAAAATTGTAG CTCAGAAATACCACACCATAAACTCCCATAACTGTGAAGTCAGGAAAGCACTGCCTAAACAAGAAATGCAGGCAGTTTCTAACCAGAGGT ATCGCGGTGATAATTTCATGGGCAGAGGAGGCAATTTTGGAGGTGGCAACTTTGGTAGAG GTAGCTATGGAGGAGGCCGCGGAGGCTATGGAGGAGATGGCTATGATGGATTTGGTGGAGATG GTGGGAACTATGGAGGTGGCCCAGGTTATGGTGGTGGGCGTGGAGGATTTGGAGGAGGTCCTGGTTATGGTCAccagggaggaggaggaggtggataTGGTGGAGGATATGACAACTACAACGATGGACGCAACTTTGGCG GGAACtttggtggaggaggaggtggaaaCTACAATGACTTTGGGAATTATGGGGGGCAGCAGTCAAACTATGGCCCCATGAAGGGAAATAACTATGGAGGAAGGAACTCAGGTGGACCATATGGAG GTGGCTATGGTtcaggtggtggtggtggcggaGGCAGCTATGGATCAAGGCGATATTAA